A stretch of the Clarias gariepinus isolate MV-2021 ecotype Netherlands chromosome 26, CGAR_prim_01v2, whole genome shotgun sequence genome encodes the following:
- the LOC128514008 gene encoding uncharacterized protein LOC128514008, whose protein sequence is MKTLHLALILLSLSGVLTKDSGWGVNYTVKSICAVRGFSVSIPCSYYYPTSNPKIQVTQRIWCSNDANTKGCPGPLYVYNSSLNTTSDFEYVGDDKSNCTLLIHNVQFSYSGVYRFRFITNKTGGKWVGEPGATLQTADLKVSLIRLSGNGTLKQGDSLNLTCDVTCTHSSSQFVWSKNNEQLNTSGPVLHFPALTVRDSGNYTCTWKTNETSGSKTISLQVEGENPDARSIWIVLVTAAVILIVILGAVIYNRRRTFKAAEENRGESGEKTQTKPQLQQVSQDPDEETLSKEEVTYASVQKKAKTKGLINRVPQPDEEVLDEGVTYVSVCVKPNKPTKQRVHTEQQEEDDSVIYSTVKTA, encoded by the exons ATGAAGACGCTGCACTTGGCTCTGATTCTGCTCTCGCTGTCCG GTGTTCTCACTAAGGACAGTGGATGGGGTGTGAATTATACGGTTAAGTCGATCTGTGCTGTGAGAGGATTCAGTGTCTCCATTCCCTGTAGTTATTATTATCCAACATCAAATCCCAAGATTCAGGTGACACAAAGGATTTGGTGCTCAAATGATGCAAACACAAAAGGGTGTCCAGGCCCTCTGTATGTTTATAACAGCTCATTAAACACCACGTCAGACTTTGAGTACGTTGGAGACGACAAATCAAACTGCACTTTGTTAATCCACAATGTACAGTTCAGTTATTCTGGAGTGTACAGATTCAGATTTATAACTAATAAGACCGGTGGCAAGTGGGTAGGTGAACCTGGAGCGACTCTACAAACTGCAG atttaaaggtgtCACTAATCAGGCTCAGTGGAAACGGAACCCTTAAACAAGGAGACTCGTTAAATCTGACGTGTGATGTGACCTGCACACACAGTTCCTCACAGTTTGTGTGGTCTAAGAACAACGAGCAGTTAAACACATCAGGACCCGTTCTTCACTTTCCTGCTCTAACCGTGAgggattctgggaattacacctGCACTTGGAAAACCAACGAGACGTCAGGATCTAAAACCATCAGCCTTCAGGTCGAGG GTGAAAATCCTGATGCTCGGTCAATCTGGATTGTTTTAGTGACAGCTGCAGTGATTTTGATCGTCATTTTAGGAGCTGTGATTTACAACAGGAG GAGGACGTTTAAAGCTGCAGAAGAAAACAGGGGGGAAAGTGGAGAGAAAACACAG ACAAAGCCACAGTTACAGCAAGTTTCTCAAGATCCTGATGAAGAAACGCTGAGCAAGGAGGAAGTGACTTACGCATCTGTCCAAAAGAAAGCAAAGACcaaagg gTTAATAAACCGAGTTCCTCAGCCTGATGAAGAAGTGTTAGATGAAGGAGTGActtatgtgtctgtgtgcgtcaAACCCAACAAACCAACCAAACA GCGTGTCCACACTGAGCAGCAGGAGGAGGACGATTCTGTAATCTACAGCACTGTGAAAACGGCCTGA
- the LOC128513808 gene encoding uncharacterized protein LOC128513808 produces the protein MKMLHLALILPSLSGVLTQDSGWRVNYPDNPICAVRGFSVSIPCSYYYPTSNPNIQVTQMLWCSMNNNIEKCTDPPYVYNSSSNTNSDFEYVGDDKSNCTLLIHNVQFSYSGEYKFRFITDVTGGRWTGDRGVTLQVSDLKVSLIRLSGNGTLKQEDSLNLTCDVNCTHSSSQFVWSKSNEQLNTSGPVLHFPALTVGDSGNYTCTWKTNETSGSKTISLQVEGYIPEPDRSSFWMIVGVTAGVSITISVFLGAVIFSRRNRSLPESRSVHTEQQKEDNSQVYANVKQVEEDSELYANV, from the exons ATGAAGATGCTGCACTTGGCTCTGATTCTGCCCTCGCTGTCCG GTGTTCTCACTCAGGACAGTGGATGGCGTGTGAATTATCCTGATAATCCGATCTGTGCTGTGAGAGGATTCAGTGTCTCCATTCCCTGTAGTTATTATTATCCAACATCAAATCCCAACATTCAGGTGACACAAATGCTTTGGTGCTCAATGAACAACAACATAGAAAAGTGTACAGACCCTCCGTATGTTTATAACAGCTCATCAAACACCAACTCGGACTTTGAGTACGTTGGAGACGACAAATCAAACTGCACTTTGTTAATCCACAATGTACAGTTCAGTTATTCTGGAGAGTACAAATTCAGATTTATAACTGATGTGACCGGTGGCAGGTGGACAGGTGATCGTGGAGTGACTCTACAAGTTTCAG atttaaaggtgtCACTAATCAGGCTCAGTGGAAACGGAACCCTTAAACAAGAAGACTCGTTAAATCTGACGTGTGATGTGAACTGCACACACAGTTCCTCACAGTTTGTGTGGTCTAAGAGCAACGAGCAGTTAAACACATCAGGACCCGTTCTTCACTTTCCTGCTCTAACCGTGGgggattctgggaattacacctGCACTTGGAAAACCAACGAGACGTCAGGATCTAAAACCATCAGCCTTCAGGTCGAGG GGTACATTCCTGAACCTGATCGTTCGTCGTTCTGGATGATTGTTGGTGTGACAGCTGGAGTGAGTATCACCATCTCAGTCTTCTTAGGAGCTGTGATTTTCAGCCGGAG AAACAGGTCTCTGCCTGAGAGCCGGAGTGTCCACACTGAGCAGCAGAAGGAGGACAACTCTCAGGTCTATGCTAATGTCAAGCAGGTGGAAGAAGATTCTGAACTCTATGCTAATGTATAA
- the LOC128513809 gene encoding myeloid cell surface antigen CD33-like — protein MKTLHLALILLSLSGVLTQDSGWRVNYPDNPICAVRGFSVSIPCSYYYPTSNPNIQVTQMLWCSMNSNSELCKDPPYVYDSSSNTKSDFEYVGDDKSNCTLLIHNVQFSYSGEYRFRFITDVTGGRYTGEPGVTLQTADLKVSLIRLSGNGTLRQGDSLNLMCDVSCTHSSSQFVWSKNNEQLNTSGPVLHFPALTVRDSGNYICTWKTKETSGSKTISLQVEGGSVCSQHS, from the exons ATGAAGACGCTGCACTTGGCTCTGATTCTGCTCTCGCTGTCCG GTGTTCTCACTCAGGACAGTGGATGGCGTGTGAATTATCCTGATAATCCGATCTGTGCTGTGAGAGGATTCAGTGTCTCCATTCCCTGTAGTTACTATTATCCAACATCAAATCCCAACATTCAGGTGACACAAATGCTTTGGTGCTCAATGAACTCTAATTCAGAACTATGCAAAGACCCTCCATATGTTTATGACAGCTCATCAAACACCAAGTCAGACTTTGAGTACGTTGGAGACGACAAATCAAACTGCACTTTGTTAATCCACAATGTACAGTTTAGTTATTCTGGAGAGTACAGATTCAGATTTATAACTGATGTGACCGGTGGCAGATACACAGGTGAACCTGGAGTGACTCTACAAACTGCAG atttaaaggtgtCACTAATCAGGCTCAGTGGAAACGGAACCCTTAGACAAGGAGACTCGTTAAATCTGATGTGTGATGTGAGCTGCACACACAGTTCCTCACAGTTTGTGTGGTCTAAGAACAACGAGCAGTTAAACACATCAGGACCCGTTCTTCACTTTCCTGCTCTAACCGTGAgggattctgggaattacaTCTGCACTTGGAAAACCAAGGAGACGTCAGGATCTAAAACCATCAGCCTTCAGGTCGAGGGTGGGTCCGTCTGCTCACAACACTCCTGA